One Sulfurimonas sp. HSL-3221 genomic window, CGAACTGCTGATGGCGGGGGCGGGGGACCAGTCGGAGCTCTCCCTTGACGGGGTGCTCGCGAACGACAAGGGGCGCTACATCCTGATGGTCGAAGGGGCCATCCCGCTGGGCCTGGAAGGAAAGTTCCTGCGCATCGGCCCCAAGGGCGAAACGGGGCTGGAGCTACTGAAGCGCACGGCGAAAGACGCCGCGGCGGTCTTCTCCATCGGCTCCTGCGCCTTCGACGGGGGTGTCGTCGCCGCTGCGCCCAATCCAACCGGCGCCGTCGGCGTGGCGGAGGCGCTGGGCCGGGACGACATCATCAACCTGCCCGGCTGCCCGGTCAACCCCATCAACATCGTCGGAACTCTCCTGCACTACATCATGTTCGACGAACTCCCCAAACTCGACGACAAGAACCGCCCCGAATGGGCCTACGGTTTCCGGGTCCACGACAACTGCGAGCGGCGCGGCCACTACGACCTGGACGAATTCGTCCTCGAATGGGGCGACGAAGGGGCCAAGAAAGGGTGGTGCCTCTTCAAGATGGGCTGCAAAGGGCCCTATGCCGATCTAAACTGTTCGCTGGTAAAATTCAACGAAGGCACGAGCTGGCCGGTCCAGGTCGGCCACGGCTGTTTCGCCTGCGGCCAGGGCAAGATCGCCTTTGACAAGTACGCCAACAACCGGCCCCTGCCGGAAGGGGAAGAGGAAGAAATTCATGGCCACTAAAAAAATCGTTATAGACCCCATTACCCGCATCGAGGGGCATCTGCGCATCGAAGTCGAAATCGACGAGAACAACACCGTCAAAGAGGCGTGGGCCTCCGGCCAGCTTTTCCGCGGCATCGAAACCATCCTCAAAGGGCGAGACCCCCGGGATGCCGGCCTCATTGCCCAACGCATCTGCGGGGTCTGTACCAATGTGCACTACCGCGCCTCCATCAGCGCCGTCGAAGACGCCTACGGCATCGCCCTGCCCCCCAATGCCGAGAGCATCCGCAACCTCGTCACCCTCGCGCTCTTTGTCCAGGACCACATCGTCCACTACTACCATCTGCACTCCCTCGACTACGTCGACGTCGTCAGCGCCATCTCCGCCGAGCCCGACAAGGCCGCAGAAGTGGCACAAACTTATCATCATTACCCCTACCGTACTTCGACGGGGCATATGAGCGCCGTCAAGGAGAAGCTGACCTCTTTCGTCAACGCGGGACGACTGGGACTCTTCGCCAACGGTTACTGGGGGCACAATGCCTACCGCTTCAGCCCCGAGCAGAACCTTATCCACATGAACCACTACCTCGAAGCCCTGCGGGTCCAGCGCGACCTCAGCCGGGCGGTGGCGATCTTCGCCGGCAAGACGCCCCACCCGCAGAACCTCGTTGTCGGCGGCGTCACCAGCGTTGCGGACATGCTCAATCCGCAGCGCCTCAACGACTTCATGTTCATCATCAAAGACGCCCGCGACTTCATTGAGCGCGCCTACCTCCCCGATATCAAGATGGCGCTCGAGGCCTACAGGGACGACATCAAAGCCGGCACGGGACGCGGCAGCGGCAACTTTATGGCCGTGGGCGGCTACCAGTTCGGACAGGAGCAGCAGCTCTTCGAAGGGGGAACCGTTTTCGGGCATGACTTCGGCAGCGTCGAACCCTTCGACGAGCAGTACATCACCGAAGAGGCGTCGCGCTCCTGGTACGCCGACGACGCCCCGGTTGCGCCCTACGACGGCAAGACCGAGCCCTTCTATACGAACCTCAACAAAGACGGCACGCTGAAGACGGAGGGCAAATACAGCTGGGTCAAGGCACCGCGCTACAAAGGCAAGCCCATGGAGGTGGGGCCGCTCGCCAGGATGATCATCGGCACCCTCAAGGGTTCCCCGGTCATCAAACCCTACATGGAGCAGTTCATGAAGGAGACGGACCTCGAGCTGATGGACTTTTCGACGACGCTGGGGCGCAACGCCGCCCGTGCCGTAGAGGCCAGGGTCTGCTGCGACTACCTCTTTGATTTCTGCAGCGACCTCATCGAGAACATCAAGTACTACGACGAAGAGACCTGGACGAAGTACGACTTTGCCGCCCTGCCCAAAGCAGCACAGGGGCGCGGCATCTTCGAGGTGCCGCGAGGTGTGCTGGGCCACTTTATCCGCATCGACGACGCCAAGATCGCCAACTACCAGGCGGTGGTGCCGACGACCTGGAACGCTTCGCCCAAGGATGAAGGCGGTGTGCGCGGCCCCTACGAAGAGTCCCTGGTCGGCATTACCCTCGCCGACCCTTCCGCGCCGCTGGAAGTGCTGCGGGTCGTGCACAGTTTCGACCCCTGTCTCGCCTGTGCCGTGCACGTCATCAACGCCAAAGGCAGAGAGCTTTCGCACTACAAGATCGCCGCGGCGTGCACGCTTTAGGCCCCCTCTAACGCAGCAGACGTTATACTTCCGTCATCTATTCATTGAGGGGAATACGTATGGAACTTTGCGTCGCGCTCGACCTGCCGAGCATGGAAGAAAACCTGGCACTGGTGGAGAAGATCAAGGCCTACCCGGTCTGGCTCAAAGTCGGGCTGCGCGCCTACATCCGCGACGGCGAACCTTTTCTCAAAGCGCTCAAAGCGATCAACCCGGACGCGAAGATCTTCCTCGACCTCAAGCTCTACGACATCCCCAACACCATGGCCGACGCGGCCGAGTCCATCATGGGCCTGGGCGTTGACATGTTCAACGTACACGCCAGTGCCGGTAAACGTGCCATGCAGACCGTTATGGAGCGCCTCTCGACGTACGAGAAACGCCCCCTCGTCCTGGCCGTCACGGCACTGACCTCCTTCAGCGAAGAGGAGTTCGGCGACGTTTACAACGCCGGCATCGCCGCGACGGCAGACAAATTCGCCCAGGATGCGCACGAAGCGGGGCTCGACGGCGTCGTCTGCAGCGTTTTTGAAAGCGCCTCCATCAAAAAAATGACCAGCAGCAGGTTCATTACCCTGACGCCTGGCATCCGCCCCTTCGGCGAAGATGCGGGCGATCAGCAGCGTGTCGCCACGATCGAAGCGGCAGAGACGGAGAAGGTCGACTTCATCGTCGTCGGCCGCCCCATCTACAAGGCCGAAGACCCCGCCGCCGTCGTCGAAAAGATCCTCGAGCGACTTTAAGCGGCTCCGCCTTGCTTTTTAAGCGAAATATTATTTCCAGCTGATTATAATCTCACTCTCATTTTTGAGACTTGGATAGGTGGGTGAGAGGCTGAAACCACACCCCTGCTAAGGGTGCGTACGTCCTGCGTACCGAGGGTTCGAATCCCTCCCTGTCCGCCACTTCTTAACGATTCCGGATTAGCTCAGCGGTAGAGTAGGTGACTGTTAATCACTTGGTCACTGGTTCGAATCCAGTATCCGGAGCCACTTCTTATAGAACCCCTAAATTACGATCTTTCAAGCACTCTTTGAAATTCTCGGTGCCATTACGGTGTCATTCAGTGCCACGCTTTTTTCAAGAAATGACGCTCTCTTTTTGCGTTTGCGATTAATGTAACGTGCATAATGCGACAGTGTCATTGTCGCGTCTTTGTGGCCAAGCATATTCGATACCCACAAGATATCTTCATTGTGCTCCAGCATCATTGTCGCGAATGAGTGACGGGTATGATAGATCGGCCTATACTCCAATCTGCACTTTTTCAATGTCCGTTTCCAGTCTGTGTCGCGGATGCGTTTGATATCATAATAGTGTTCGCCATCTCTGTTAAGAAAGACATAGCTGTCATTCTGTCCAGTTTGTTTGAACTGATCTTGTAGATACGGAATCAGCGTATCGATCATTTCGACTTGGCGAATACTCTGAGCAGTTTTCGGTTCCGTCACTGTTCCCATCTTGATCGCACGCTTTACGCTAATAGAACCACGCAAAAAATCCACATCTTCCCATCTCAGCCCGATCATTTCGCCGCTGCGCATTCCCGTGAAGAATGCCAATGCGTAGAAGTTGCGGAACTGGCCGGATGAGCCGTTCAAAATCAGATTGATTTCCTCAACGCTGAACGGGTTGATATCCGTCTTGTTCAGCTTTGGAGTACTGACCAAGGCCAATGGACTTTTCTCGATCAGCTCGTCTTTCATAGCATCTTTGAGAATACCGGAGAGAACCGCCCGGATATGGCGCACCCTTCTGGGGCTAAGCGTTTTCAGCAGATTGTTTTGCCATCTCTGGATATCGGAAGGTTTTATAGTGTCGATCTTCTTTTTTCCAAGGACGAGAGCGATATGCAATCTGTAGGCGTTTGCATACTCCGTCTGTGTGACAGCCCGTCTTGAGTTGCTGTGCATTTCAAAGGATGTGACACTGAAGTCATTTAGTGTCGGTATACGCTTTTCAAAGAACTCGCCGCTATGCAGTTTCAGCATCAGCTGCGGAATGATTTTGGTTTTCGCAAGCTTGCGATTTTCGGGCGTATTGTCGAGTTTCAATGGTTTTCGATAGCGTTTTCCTCCATGGGAGAAATCGACCCACAAGCTCTCTCTCACGCCGTTTTTAGTTTTTGTCTTTTTGACATATAGTTTCATCAGTTTTTTCCTTTCGAAAAAACCGCTAAAACCGAATACGGGGTTTCCGAAGCAAGTATAGCATTTTCAAGAAGCATCGGATTTCACTTCCGCGATGATTTCGCTGATAATACCGTCGATTTCTGCCGGACTTTCGTCTTCCTCAATACCCATTAGCCATCGGTCCAGTGCCACTGAATCAAATACGAGTTTTCTATATCTTTGGTGATAGTGGATACCCTCTTGCAAATCGCCGTTTTTGATCAATTTTCTAATAGTATCTGCCGAATAGCCCATGTAATGCGCTGCTTCTTTCGAACTCAACCAGCGTTTTTGTTGTTTCGACTCAAGGAGATTTATCATGTGATCGAGTTTTTTTTCAATCAATGGTAGCCGTTCGAGCGATTCAAAGTCCACTTTCATCTAGTCCCTCCTCCAACTGTTCCACCGCCTCGCCCTTTCTGGCTTTTTTCTATGATGTCACCAACGATTTGAGCTGCTTCGTCAATCCTTCGAGCTGTTTCTGCAAGCTCCCTACCTGCTTGTTTAAGTCCTCTATCTGCACGTTCAACAATTGCAGATCGGCGCTCTCGCTTAGCTCCGAAAGTTTGCTCAAACAATGATTTTCTTGAGTTTTTAAACTCTTCAAAGCGACTTGTTCGATCTCGTCGAGTTTTTGCCGATACGCCTCTTTCTCCTCTCGCTCGTTTTCGAGCTGGTCCATCAACGACTGGATCAATGTACTTTTCTTGTTCATCTACTGCTCCTGTTGGGTTGTCGGGTATTGAACTGTCTCGTTTTTCGGTGCATGAACGACGGAGAGGAAGAGCCACATCGTCCCTGCTCCGATGAGTATTCCCGACAGAAGTGTCAACACCGGACGGCAGCTGATTTTTTGAATATCTTTGCGTATGATAGAGAGCTTTTTGTTGATTGAGCCGTTCCAGCTTTTGTGATAGTTTCTCAATTCCCGCTTCACGATTGTTTCGGTTTCGCTGATAATCCTTGACTCTTCTTTTTGCTTCCTTTTCAAGGCCGCTAACGCTTGTGAATGATTCATTGAATATGCCTCCTTTAAATCGTTTGGCTTTTTTCCAGTCTGACGCTTGAATGGAAATGTAGTTTTTCCCGATTCGGGGCACTGCGTATCCAGCTGATTTGAGCGCGTCGATCAGTTCATTGCGGTTGTTGATCACACCATCTTCCACCAGTTCGTAGAGAGTTTCGACCAATTCATCCTTGGAAACATCTATAAGGCGTTTATCAGAGGGATTGTAGGCATAGCTATGGCTGCGCTCTTTATCGGGATCGTTCGGATCGCTGAGACCGTATTGAAGGTTCACCAGTTCTTTAAAGGTATCGACGCGCGTCAGGTCCACTTTATGCCAGAATGGGTTGAAAGCTTTCTGGCTTCCCAAATGAATCCGAGGGATGATGAAGTGCAACTCCACTCTTTCTTTATCCCGATGCTCGACCCATAAGATGTTACGGTCACCGTCCTCAATCCCACTGAATATAGTTTGTTCAAATCCGTCCATGATTGATTCTGCAACATTGGGATCGATTTCTGATTCCTCGAACGAGAGAACGCCGCTCTTATACTTCTGTTTAAACGGAACCGATCGGATGATATCCAGGGTAAGACCGCTGTTACCACGGACGACCCGTTTGGGTTCATTGGTACTGTCTTTGAGCAAATACTCCATAGCTGCGGTTCCGTCGCCTATACCGTGAGGGAAGAATTTAATCAGCATACTGTCCACTCAGTGCCACAAGGTCGTCTTCGATTTCCGCAAGGCCGGAAAGAACGGCAATATCGACAGGATTACCGAAATTCAGGTGACGAGCAATTTGATTGAGGTTATTGCCAATCGCGTTTAGCTCGCGAAGAAGCGGAAGCGGGACGTTCTTTTTATCGCACGGATCGATTTGGGCACTGTCTATCGCGGCGCGGATCAAAGCGCTGATCCGCATTTCAGCCTCGGCCGCCTTGCGGATCAGCTCATCATGTTCTTTTTCGGAAAGTCGGATCGTGATGCGTTTGCTCTTTCCCATGAAACACTCCGTAATGCGTTTCAAGGAATTATAGAAATGTGGAGACATTTTTTGAGAAGAAATGCAAATTTTTTGAAATTTGCGTAGTTTTTAGAGGGTCTTAGGGAGTCTTCTCCCTAACCACAGCACATTAGGCAGAGAAAAACGAAGGTTTTTGTCTGACAATGTGTCTGCTGGCTGATGCATACCGGCTCGGTAGCTTCTCTCTAAATGTGAATCTCTGGTATTTTTGACCTTATCTAATCTAATAGAAATGTAGAAAGTTCTTCATTCGTCCTAAAAAAGATCAAGGTCGTTTATTCAAGACAAAGAGCTTCCCCCAGATAACTGTTCCCCATTTTTTTCAGGTCATCTTTGTAAGTGCCATCACACTCTTCTCCCATTGTATTGGAATGCCCGCATACTTTTTTTCGAATGATGGCTTCACTTTTCCCCATGAGCTCTTTGGCATCGGCATCATTCACCATGCGAGCCACCCCTTCAAGCCCATCTGACGGCATGGGAAGGTCGCAATAGTAGTCTTTTGCCGTGTTGCTCCCCCAGTAAGCAAACCCAAGGGAAAGGTAAAACTCCAGTGACTGGGGAACACAGGTGCAGCGAAATCGCCGGACGTGTTTTGTCAGCGCATGCTCGAATACGTCACTAAGCAATTGTCTGGCGTATCCGTGCC contains:
- a CDS encoding plasmid mobilization protein → MGKSKRITIRLSEKEHDELIRKAAEAEMRISALIRAAIDSAQIDPCDKKNVPLPLLRELNAIGNNLNQIARHLNFGNPVDIAVLSGLAEIEDDLVALSGQYAD
- a CDS encoding nickel-dependent hydrogenase large subunit is translated as MATKKIVIDPITRIEGHLRIEVEIDENNTVKEAWASGQLFRGIETILKGRDPRDAGLIAQRICGVCTNVHYRASISAVEDAYGIALPPNAESIRNLVTLALFVQDHIVHYYHLHSLDYVDVVSAISAEPDKAAEVAQTYHHYPYRTSTGHMSAVKEKLTSFVNAGRLGLFANGYWGHNAYRFSPEQNLIHMNHYLEALRVQRDLSRAVAIFAGKTPHPQNLVVGGVTSVADMLNPQRLNDFMFIIKDARDFIERAYLPDIKMALEAYRDDIKAGTGRGSGNFMAVGGYQFGQEQQLFEGGTVFGHDFGSVEPFDEQYITEEASRSWYADDAPVAPYDGKTEPFYTNLNKDGTLKTEGKYSWVKAPRYKGKPMEVGPLARMIIGTLKGSPVIKPYMEQFMKETDLELMDFSTTLGRNAARAVEARVCCDYLFDFCSDLIENIKYYDEETWTKYDFAALPKAAQGRGIFEVPRGVLGHFIRIDDAKIANYQAVVPTTWNASPKDEGGVRGPYEESLVGITLADPSAPLEVLRVVHSFDPCLACAVHVINAKGRELSHYKIAAACTL
- a CDS encoding relaxase/mobilization nuclease domain-containing protein, encoding MEYLLKDSTNEPKRVVRGNSGLTLDIIRSVPFKQKYKSGVLSFEESEIDPNVAESIMDGFEQTIFSGIEDGDRNILWVEHRDKERVELHFIIPRIHLGSQKAFNPFWHKVDLTRVDTFKELVNLQYGLSDPNDPDKERSHSYAYNPSDKRLIDVSKDELVETLYELVEDGVINNRNELIDALKSAGYAVPRIGKNYISIQASDWKKAKRFKGGIFNESFTSVSGLEKEAKRRVKDYQRNRNNREAGIEKLSQKLERLNQQKALYHTQRYSKNQLPSGVDTSVGNTHRSRDDVALPLRRSCTEKRDSSIPDNPTGAVDEQEKYIDPVVDGPARKRARGERGVSAKTRRDRTSRFEEFKNSRKSLFEQTFGAKRERRSAIVERADRGLKQAGRELAETARRIDEAAQIVGDIIEKSQKGRGGGTVGGGTR
- a CDS encoding GNAT family N-acetyltransferase, whose translation is MSIYQLVHLDRDAYLASIATITDPKSLGFAEQSLRWWDRHFSWKYDGCMVLSDTQANHLCYIFYKIDCYGDYLTIHNLFTPKPLQRHGYARQLLSDVFEHALTKHVRRFRCTCVPQSLEFYLSLGFAYWGSNTAKDYYCDLPMPSDGLEGVARMVNDADAKELMGKSEAIIRKKVCGHSNTMGEECDGTYKDDLKKMGNSYLGEALCLE
- a CDS encoding tyrosine-type recombinase/integrase, translated to MKLYVKKTKTKNGVRESLWVDFSHGGKRYRKPLKLDNTPENRKLAKTKIIPQLMLKLHSGEFFEKRIPTLNDFSVTSFEMHSNSRRAVTQTEYANAYRLHIALVLGKKKIDTIKPSDIQRWQNNLLKTLSPRRVRHIRAVLSGILKDAMKDELIEKSPLALVSTPKLNKTDINPFSVEEINLILNGSSGQFRNFYALAFFTGMRSGEMIGLRWEDVDFLRGSISVKRAIKMGTVTEPKTAQSIRQVEMIDTLIPYLQDQFKQTGQNDSYVFLNRDGEHYYDIKRIRDTDWKRTLKKCRLEYRPIYHTRHSFATMMLEHNEDILWVSNMLGHKDATMTLSHYARYINRKRKKRASFLEKSVALNDTVMAPRISKSA
- a CDS encoding helix-turn-helix domain-containing protein; protein product: MKVDFESLERLPLIEKKLDHMINLLESKQQKRWLSSKEAAHYMGYSADTIRKLIKNGDLQEGIHYHQRYRKLVFDSVALDRWLMGIEEDESPAEIDGIISEIIAEVKSDAS
- the pyrF gene encoding orotidine-5'-phosphate decarboxylase; its protein translation is MELCVALDLPSMEENLALVEKIKAYPVWLKVGLRAYIRDGEPFLKALKAINPDAKIFLDLKLYDIPNTMADAAESIMGLGVDMFNVHASAGKRAMQTVMERLSTYEKRPLVLAVTALTSFSEEEFGDVYNAGIAATADKFAQDAHEAGLDGVVCSVFESASIKKMTSSRFITLTPGIRPFGEDAGDQQRVATIEAAETEKVDFIVVGRPIYKAEDPAAVVEKILERL